A DNA window from Acinetobacter sp. 10FS3-1 contains the following coding sequences:
- the nusA gene encoding transcription termination factor NusA, producing MAREILTVVETVSNEKGVSREAIFEALEQALVAATKKKFYEGTHSEEARLRVEIDRKTGDYRTFRQWEVVADEDHEMPACQDAISDVDPAKWSIGDIRELEVESIDFGRIAAQIAKQVIVQKIREAERALVADAYESKVGELIYGEVKKQTKDGFIIDLGDNAEAYLAREEMIPKEILRPKQRVNAILYNVNREGRGAQLLLSRAKPEMLIALMKKEIPEITEEIIEIKAAARQPGVRAKIAVKTNDHRIDPVGACIGMRGTRIQAVQQELNGERIDVVVWSDDPAQYIASALEPADVSSIVIDEDAHTADIIFATSDQLARAIGSQGQNVRLASELTGYKLDMMLEEEYYARQQSEAQKYLDMFVTRLDIAEDLAMALVEMGFTSLEEIAYVPAETFDEIELDAELVELLQSRAKELALADALQQQENVQAPSEELVAMEGMTAEIAQALAARGVVTVDDLADQATDDIADIDGLDAEKAGQLIMKARESWFN from the coding sequence ATGGCACGTGAAATTCTTACCGTCGTTGAAACGGTTAGTAACGAAAAAGGTGTAAGTCGTGAAGCAATTTTTGAAGCGCTAGAACAAGCTTTGGTTGCAGCGACTAAGAAGAAATTCTACGAGGGAACTCACTCGGAAGAAGCTCGTCTTCGTGTGGAAATTGACCGTAAAACCGGTGACTATCGTACTTTCCGTCAATGGGAAGTCGTTGCAGATGAAGATCATGAAATGCCGGCTTGCCAGGATGCGATTTCTGATGTCGATCCTGCAAAATGGTCGATTGGTGACATCCGTGAACTGGAAGTTGAATCGATTGATTTCGGTCGTATTGCCGCGCAGATTGCCAAGCAGGTGATTGTGCAGAAGATTCGTGAAGCAGAACGCGCATTGGTGGCGGATGCCTATGAATCCAAAGTCGGTGAACTTATCTATGGTGAAGTGAAAAAACAAACCAAAGATGGCTTTATCATTGACCTCGGTGACAATGCAGAAGCTTATCTGGCGCGTGAAGAAATGATTCCGAAGGAGATTCTGCGTCCGAAGCAGCGCGTAAATGCGATTCTTTATAATGTGAACCGTGAAGGCCGTGGTGCACAGCTTTTATTGTCACGTGCTAAGCCAGAAATGCTGATCGCACTGATGAAAAAAGAAATTCCGGAAATCACGGAAGAAATTATTGAAATTAAGGCCGCAGCCCGCCAGCCGGGTGTCCGTGCTAAAATTGCAGTGAAAACCAATGACCATCGTATTGATCCGGTGGGAGCTTGTATTGGTATGCGTGGTACACGTATCCAGGCGGTACAGCAAGAGCTCAATGGCGAGCGTATTGATGTGGTCGTTTGGTCGGATGATCCTGCGCAATATATCGCAAGTGCATTGGAACCAGCAGATGTATCGAGTATTGTCATCGATGAAGATGCCCATACTGCCGATATTATTTTTGCAACCAGTGACCAGTTGGCCCGTGCGATTGGTTCACAAGGTCAAAACGTACGTCTGGCATCGGAACTGACTGGCTATAAGCTGGATATGATGCTGGAAGAAGAATACTACGCCCGTCAACAAAGCGAAGCACAAAAATACCTGGACATGTTTGTTACCCGTCTGGATATTGCTGAAGATTTGGCGATGGCGCTGGTAGAAATGGGCTTCACCTCGCTTGAAGAAATTGCTTACGTGCCTGCTGAAACGTTTGATGAAATCGAACTGGATGCTGAGCTGGTTGAGTTATTGCAAAGCCGTGCGAAAGAACTTGCACTTGCTGATGCATTACAACAGCAAGAAAACGTACAAGCGCCAAGTGAAGAACTTGTTGCAATGGAAGGCATGACAGCAGAGATCGCGCAGGCTCTCGCAGCTCGTGGTGTGGTAACCGTGGATGATCTTGCAGATCAGGCAACCGATGATATCGCGGATATCGACGGTCTGGATGCCGAAAAAGCAGGTCAACTTATTATGAAAGCGCGCGAATCATGGTTTAACTAG
- the rimP gene encoding ribosome maturation factor RimP, with protein sequence MKLSNKTQALQDLIAPAVEACEVNLWGIEFLPQGKRSLLRIYIDRPVEDNAEPVINEDGEVEQGRGIGVQDCVRVTQQVGAILDVHDPISGEYSLEVSSPGWDRPFFELQQMSGYIGQTVALRLISAVDNRRKFQAKLVAVNLENEMIQVEVEKQQILDIDSHNIDKANLVYQD encoded by the coding sequence ATGAAGCTATCAAATAAAACTCAAGCACTTCAGGACTTGATTGCACCCGCAGTTGAAGCCTGTGAGGTAAATCTGTGGGGGATTGAGTTCCTGCCACAGGGCAAACGTTCATTATTACGCATCTATATTGACCGTCCGGTTGAGGATAATGCTGAACCTGTGATCAATGAAGATGGTGAAGTTGAACAGGGGCGCGGTATTGGGGTTCAGGATTGTGTACGTGTGACACAGCAGGTTGGAGCCATACTGGATGTACATGATCCAATTTCGGGCGAATATTCACTTGAAGTTTCTTCACCTGGCTGGGATCGTCCCTTCTTCGAGTTGCAGCAGATGTCAGGCTATATCGGTCAGACGGTAGCGCTTCGTCTGATTAGTGCAGTCGATAACCGTCGTAAATTCCAGGCCAAACTGGTTGCAGTCAATCTTGAAAATGAAATGATTCAAGTTGAAGTAGAAAAACAGCAGATTTTGGATATCGACAGTCACAATATCGATAAAGCAAATTTGGTTTATCAAGATTAA
- the secG gene encoding preprotein translocase subunit SecG has protein sequence MQTFVLVVHIILAILMIVLILVQHGKGADAGASFGGGGAATIFGASGSGNFLTRLTAVFTALFFVTSITLAIFAKKQTTDAYSLSSVQSVSAAPAQPVETSPTAPQETE, from the coding sequence ATGCAAACTTTTGTGCTGGTAGTACATATTATCTTAGCGATTTTGATGATTGTCTTGATTTTGGTTCAGCATGGTAAAGGTGCGGATGCTGGTGCCTCGTTTGGCGGCGGTGGTGCAGCGACGATCTTCGGTGCCTCAGGTTCTGGTAATTTTCTGACTCGTTTAACTGCTGTTTTTACAGCGCTATTCTTTGTTACCAGCATCACCTTGGCGATTTTCGCCAAGAAACAAACTACCGATGCTTACAGTTTGTCCTCGGTGCAATCGGTTTCAGCTGCTCCGGCACAACCGGTTGAAACTTCACCAACTGCACCCCAAGAAACCGAATAA
- the tpiA gene encoding triose-phosphate isomerase, protein MSVSAIIPWVVGNWKMNPVQADACALVRSMTELLEIAPIAEAQCHLGVAPISIALTQIQAQLSTANRAVYTVAQDVSRIPGTGAYTGEVSAELLADSNIRYVLVGHSERRELFADTVEILKAKIKNALNAGLTVIYCVGESLEQREAGQAEAVVLQQICDIAAVVEAEQWKRIVIAYEPIWAIGTGKTASPQDAQAMHAQIRQGLSQITGYGETIAILYGGSVKPENAVELATCPDINGALVGGASLNAESFLQIAQAFANTQ, encoded by the coding sequence ATGTCGGTTTCGGCGATTATCCCGTGGGTGGTGGGGAACTGGAAAATGAACCCGGTTCAGGCAGATGCATGTGCTCTAGTTCGTAGTATGACGGAATTACTGGAAATTGCGCCGATTGCTGAAGCGCAATGTCATCTCGGAGTAGCACCGATTTCGATTGCGCTGACTCAAATTCAGGCACAACTGTCTACAGCCAATCGTGCAGTGTATACAGTTGCCCAAGATGTATCACGCATTCCAGGTACTGGGGCTTATACCGGTGAAGTCAGTGCTGAGTTGCTGGCAGACAGCAACATCAGGTATGTACTGGTCGGTCATTCTGAGCGTCGTGAGCTGTTTGCAGATACCGTTGAGATTTTAAAGGCCAAAATAAAAAATGCCCTGAATGCTGGGCTTACCGTGATTTACTGTGTCGGTGAAAGTCTGGAACAACGTGAGGCAGGGCAGGCCGAAGCAGTGGTATTGCAGCAGATTTGTGATATTGCAGCGGTGGTCGAAGCAGAGCAGTGGAAACGCATCGTTATTGCCTATGAGCCGATCTGGGCGATTGGCACCGGGAAAACTGCTTCTCCACAGGATGCACAGGCCATGCATGCGCAAATCCGTCAAGGCTTAAGCCAGATTACCGGTTATGGCGAAACAATTGCGATCTTATATGGTGGTAGTGTAAAACCGGAAAATGCAGTAGAGTTAGCAACCTGCCCGGATATCAACGGGGCATTGGTGGGTGGTGCATCACTCAATGCTGAGTCATTCCTTCAAATTGCTCAAGCATTTGCAAATACACAATAA